Proteins encoded in a region of the Candidatus Bathyarchaeota archaeon genome:
- the pstS gene encoding phosphate ABC transporter substrate-binding protein PstS, protein MNTKYTIIIAIVAIAIIAGAVVAYTYLSSPASTPISINASGATFPQPFLTSTITEYSSIHSNVQINYQGGGSGKGISDLTNKVVDFACSDAPLSDTQRAAAPGVVHIPETIGAITVAYNLPGIDSGLKLTGPIVADIFMGTITSWDDPAIAAINPGVTLPHQNIVVVHRSDGSGTTNWFTKYLSLVSETWATHIGANTTVQWPVGTGQSGNSAVAATVTSTNYAIGYIELAYALENNVTVAAIKNPAGNYVLPSLESTTAAAQSLPTPLPSGSDSWAKVAILNTSGEQAYPIVTPTYMLVYKDLGDIPDMTLEKATAIVQYIWYVVHDGQQVAPSLQYATLPANLVQINEATLGTITFKGQAIPTH, encoded by the coding sequence ATGAACACTAAATATACCATCATAATTGCCATAGTAGCAATCGCAATAATTGCCGGCGCAGTAGTCGCCTACACCTATCTTTCCTCACCAGCATCAACCCCCATCTCAATCAACGCATCCGGAGCCACCTTCCCACAGCCCTTCCTAACCTCCACAATCACCGAATACTCATCGATACACTCAAACGTGCAAATTAACTATCAAGGAGGAGGCAGCGGCAAAGGCATCAGCGACTTAACAAACAAAGTCGTTGACTTCGCCTGCTCAGATGCACCCTTATCCGACACACAGAGAGCCGCAGCACCCGGCGTAGTCCACATCCCCGAAACAATCGGCGCCATCACCGTAGCCTACAACCTCCCCGGTATAGACTCTGGCCTCAAACTCACGGGTCCAATAGTCGCTGACATTTTTATGGGCACCATAACCTCCTGGGATGACCCCGCAATCGCCGCCATCAACCCCGGCGTAACCCTACCTCACCAAAACATAGTCGTCGTTCACCGATCAGACGGCTCTGGAACAACTAACTGGTTCACAAAGTACCTCTCTTTAGTCAGTGAAACCTGGGCAACACACATCGGAGCAAACACAACCGTCCAGTGGCCAGTCGGAACCGGCCAAAGCGGCAACTCCGCCGTCGCAGCAACAGTCACCTCAACCAACTATGCAATCGGATACATCGAATTAGCCTATGCACTCGAAAACAACGTTACAGTTGCAGCAATCAAAAACCCAGCAGGCAACTATGTGCTGCCATCGCTTGAATCCACCACTGCAGCAGCACAATCTCTGCCAACTCCGCTTCCCTCGGGAAGTGACAGCTGGGCAAAAGTAGCCATCCTAAACACCAGCGGCGAACAAGCCTATCCAATCGTTACCCCAACTTACATGCTTGTCTACAAAGACCTCGGTGATATCCCCGATATGACCCTTGAGAAGGCAACGGCAATTGTCCAGTACATCTGGTATGTCGTGCATGACGGTCAGCAAGTTGCTCCTTCACTGCAATATGCAACGCTCCCAGCTAACCTGGTGCAAATCAACGAAGCTACCTTAGGCACTATAACTTTCAAAGGCCAAGCTATCCCCACACACTAA
- a CDS encoding AbrB/MazE/SpoVT family DNA-binding domain-containing protein, with protein sequence MTKETEKINEEQRKLQVTGGSTFILSLPKDWATKNDLKRGSSMIVREEEDGSLSIAPSSFPKKEKQDEALIRANPNDNPDAIMRTAISAYLNGYNLLRIRAQGQKVLSSKLRNYLKHFARHYLVGTEIVIDTSTELTLQVLLNYPELTVQNALSRMSIIGSSMQKEALLALGKLDYTSAKAVIETDREVNRFGLYIVRLLKLAVSNQRVVKEIGLGYQKECLGYRLIAKSVERSADHATKIAENTLLLKEPVEAELMGKISDLSNLANSMFENSMEALFKHDFNLAESVIEKLSQAHKLEKEAVMGLPSASHEEIVNLRLIIESLRRIGEYAADISEVVLNLNVESVLS encoded by the coding sequence TTGACTAAAGAAACTGAAAAAATAAACGAAGAACAACGAAAACTGCAGGTTACAGGCGGCTCAACTTTCATCTTATCCCTCCCCAAAGACTGGGCAACCAAAAACGATCTCAAACGCGGCAGCAGCATGATAGTCCGCGAAGAAGAAGACGGCTCACTCTCCATCGCGCCATCGAGTTTTCCCAAGAAGGAAAAACAGGATGAAGCACTAATTAGAGCTAACCCCAACGACAACCCCGACGCCATCATGCGGACCGCCATCTCCGCTTACCTAAACGGCTACAACCTCCTGCGTATTCGGGCACAGGGCCAAAAGGTTCTCTCCTCAAAGCTGCGGAATTACCTCAAACACTTCGCCCGCCACTACCTAGTTGGAACCGAAATCGTAATCGACACCTCCACAGAATTAACGTTGCAGGTGCTGCTTAACTATCCTGAACTCACCGTGCAAAACGCCCTCAGCCGCATGTCCATCATCGGCTCCTCCATGCAAAAAGAAGCCCTTTTAGCCCTCGGAAAACTCGACTACACCAGCGCCAAAGCAGTCATAGAAACCGACCGCGAAGTCAACCGCTTCGGCCTCTACATTGTACGGCTCCTCAAACTGGCGGTTTCTAATCAGCGCGTCGTTAAAGAAATCGGGTTAGGCTACCAGAAAGAGTGCCTTGGCTACAGGTTGATCGCTAAATCCGTGGAGCGCAGCGCCGACCACGCCACCAAAATCGCTGAGAACACCCTGCTTCTCAAGGAACCGGTGGAAGCGGAGTTGATGGGGAAGATCAGTGACCTCAGCAACCTGGCTAATTCAATGTTTGAAAACTCTATGGAAGCCCTCTTTAAGCATGATTTTAACCTCGCCGAATCGGTTATCGAAAAACTCAGCCAAGCCCACAAACTCGAGAAAGAGGCTGTGATGGGGTTACCTAGCGCTTCACATGAGGAAATCGTGAATCTGCGCTTGATTATCGAGAGTTTGCGTCGCATCGGTGAGTACGCCGCTGATATTTCTGAGGTTGTGCTGAACCTAAACGTTGAGTCCGTGCTCAGCTAA
- a CDS encoding trypsin-like peptidase domain-containing protein encodes MTVNSLEVLKSLSDATSALIKKTGRSVVSVKAQMSRGTGVVLTSDGYIVTCNHVLAGCGSVKVGQGEKTHAAKVVGADPYNDVALLKADGEFTPIAVGDSEKLTVGQYVLALANPFNRTQPTATGGMVTSVNSTIRGWRGATAMENVIATDAQLNPGFSGGPLIDAEGQLIGINTAYVWQRGIAIPSNKVKAIADRLMTGKKAQRGYLGIVANTVALPEEIAEAAGLDQQTGVMIFSVEAGSPARQAGLAMGDVLVKFNGKPVHDFYDLPRLLSEDVIGKEVQAVIIRRETLLETTLTPTTHGGEQD; translated from the coding sequence ATGACAGTAAACTCCCTTGAAGTCCTCAAATCCCTCTCAGACGCCACCAGCGCCCTGATCAAAAAAACCGGGCGGTCCGTGGTAAGCGTCAAGGCGCAGATGTCCCGTGGCACCGGCGTTGTTTTGACAAGCGACGGCTACATCGTCACCTGCAACCACGTTTTGGCGGGCTGCGGCAGCGTCAAAGTCGGGCAGGGCGAAAAAACCCATGCGGCCAAAGTTGTGGGCGCCGACCCCTACAACGACGTGGCACTGCTTAAGGCAGACGGCGAGTTCACTCCCATCGCGGTGGGGGACTCCGAAAAACTCACTGTCGGCCAGTATGTGCTGGCATTAGCTAACCCCTTCAACCGCACCCAGCCCACCGCCACAGGCGGCATGGTTACCAGCGTCAACAGCACCATCCGGGGCTGGCGAGGCGCAACCGCCATGGAAAACGTCATCGCAACCGACGCGCAGCTTAACCCAGGCTTCAGCGGCGGGCCCCTCATCGACGCCGAAGGCCAACTCATCGGCATAAACACCGCCTATGTGTGGCAACGCGGCATCGCCATACCCTCAAACAAAGTTAAAGCCATCGCCGACCGCCTCATGACCGGCAAAAAAGCGCAGCGTGGATACTTGGGCATAGTCGCCAACACCGTTGCCTTGCCCGAGGAAATCGCTGAGGCCGCTGGGCTGGATCAGCAGACGGGCGTGATGATTTTCAGTGTTGAAGCCGGTTCCCCCGCTAGGCAGGCTGGTTTAGCGATGGGGGATGTGCTGGTGAAGTTCAACGGCAAACCCGTCCATGACTTCTATGACCTGCCCCGTTTGCTCTCAGAGGATGTCATAGGCAAAGAAGTCCAAGCAGTCATTATCCGCAGAGAAACCCTCCTTGAAACCACCCTCACACCGACCACGCATGGAGGCGAACAGGACTGA
- a CDS encoding type II toxin-antitoxin system VapC family toxin yields the protein MESLTFDAEPLVAFFLGEPQAKAVIALLEKVRSGDAEGYINIANLTEVYYAIARRYPDVADEKIESLRTFGLHVVPLDEEGGLWRRAAHLKNRYVLSLGDCFAVATAQTLKSKLVVGCDKQLRGLDLQLIRIGK from the coding sequence TTGGAGTCTCTGACGTTTGATGCTGAACCGCTTGTGGCGTTCTTCTTAGGTGAACCCCAAGCTAAAGCAGTAATAGCCCTTCTGGAGAAAGTCCGAAGCGGCGACGCCGAGGGCTACATCAATATCGCTAATTTAACTGAAGTATACTATGCTATCGCACGCCGATACCCCGACGTAGCCGACGAAAAAATCGAGTCTCTAAGAACTTTTGGCTTACACGTTGTTCCCTTGGATGAGGAAGGCGGTTTATGGCGAAGAGCAGCGCATCTTAAAAACCGGTACGTGCTCTCGCTGGGCGACTGTTTTGCGGTTGCAACGGCGCAGACCCTAAAATCTAAGCTTGTGGTAGGATGCGACAAGCAGCTTAGAGGTCTTGATCTTCAGCTTATAAGAATTGGGAAATAA
- a CDS encoding AbrB/MazE/SpoVT family DNA-binding domain-containing protein, whose translation MVEVEAQAITVVSVTKKGQATIPKKLRQKYGIKDKVLIVEEKGKGLLLKPLPSPRDEFGSLKHLFPDKTAHELIEEGRAADYERDKRLMRLVGVSDV comes from the coding sequence ATGGTTGAAGTTGAAGCCCAAGCCATAACAGTCGTCAGCGTCACAAAGAAGGGGCAAGCCACCATACCCAAAAAGCTGCGGCAGAAATACGGCATAAAAGACAAAGTGCTAATCGTGGAAGAAAAAGGCAAAGGACTCCTGCTAAAACCTCTGCCATCCCCCCGGGACGAGTTTGGCTCGCTCAAGCACCTTTTCCCAGATAAAACAGCACATGAACTAATCGAAGAAGGGCGAGCGGCGGATTATGAAAGAGACAAAAGGTTAATGCGCCTTGTTGGAGTCTCTGACGTTTGA
- a CDS encoding thiamine pyrophosphate-binding protein gives MPQKVLSVGEYLLLQLKQLGISRVYGIPGDFVIKFFKLIEDDADLQLCTFSHEQGAGFAAVGEARALRRPALAVVTYGPGLLNMVNAVACAYAEKTPLVVVAGGPPLSARQNDFFMHHTVKTCSSMLEAASRITAHAVLLDDPESAAEKIAGALSVCKEAMLPVYIELPADVVNQKIRANKHSPASLPVDAVNLKRAADLITRRLASAEKPVVMAGVESDRFNLQEQILQLAKNLNLPVVSTMLARDHLPSADEPHYFGLYLGAAGNRAAEKVVAESDLVLVLGEMLSDVNLGAKLASSKRGEIVWCFNREVNVEEQVLGAVPLEALVAELAKARVPRKSWVFPVKVPLRVNRACKFTSAPLVMGEVVDAVNWLFSEYGEMPLVADTGNCLFASLNLAASAVLAPSFYGTMGFAVPAAIGYALAAKKRPLVMVGDGGFQMTGPEICHCPRYKINPIFLVVNNRRWGMEQLFYPSAGFNELVDWHYADIADLWGGKGYRCSSCEQLYRALEDAHKQECFTLIEVVTERDELSEELMAWISEQKAEG, from the coding sequence ATGCCCCAAAAAGTCCTCAGCGTCGGCGAATATCTGCTTTTGCAGTTAAAACAGCTTGGAATAAGCCGCGTCTACGGTATCCCAGGAGACTTCGTAATAAAATTCTTCAAACTCATCGAAGATGACGCTGACTTGCAGTTATGCACTTTCTCGCATGAGCAGGGCGCGGGGTTTGCGGCGGTAGGTGAAGCCAGAGCGCTGCGCAGGCCTGCGCTTGCAGTGGTCACGTATGGCCCCGGCTTGCTTAACATGGTTAATGCAGTTGCCTGCGCCTACGCGGAGAAGACGCCCCTGGTGGTGGTTGCGGGTGGCCCCCCACTTAGCGCGCGGCAAAACGATTTTTTTATGCATCACACCGTCAAAACCTGCAGTTCCATGCTTGAGGCAGCCTCCCGGATTACCGCCCACGCCGTACTCCTCGACGACCCCGAATCAGCGGCGGAGAAAATCGCAGGTGCCCTATCAGTCTGCAAAGAAGCAATGCTGCCCGTCTACATCGAGTTACCCGCCGATGTGGTTAACCAAAAAATCCGGGCGAACAAGCATTCGCCTGCCTCATTGCCCGTCGACGCCGTGAACCTCAAACGAGCCGCCGACCTTATAACCCGAAGGCTGGCATCCGCGGAGAAACCGGTGGTTATGGCGGGAGTGGAATCTGACCGCTTCAACCTCCAAGAGCAGATACTGCAACTGGCAAAAAACCTCAATCTCCCCGTCGTCTCAACTATGCTTGCCCGCGACCACCTTCCCAGCGCGGATGAACCCCACTATTTTGGGCTCTACCTGGGCGCCGCCGGAAACAGGGCGGCTGAGAAGGTTGTGGCGGAGTCAGATTTGGTTTTGGTTTTAGGCGAGATGCTTTCGGATGTGAATCTGGGCGCCAAGTTGGCGTCGTCTAAGCGGGGCGAAATAGTCTGGTGCTTTAACCGCGAAGTCAACGTTGAAGAGCAGGTTTTGGGGGCTGTGCCGCTTGAGGCGTTGGTGGCTGAGCTTGCAAAAGCTAGGGTGCCAAGGAAAAGCTGGGTTTTCCCGGTTAAGGTGCCTCTTAGGGTGAATCGAGCCTGCAAGTTTACCTCTGCGCCGTTGGTGATGGGCGAGGTTGTCGACGCCGTAAACTGGCTTTTTAGCGAATACGGGGAAATGCCCCTAGTCGCCGATACAGGCAACTGCCTCTTTGCTTCCCTTAACTTAGCGGCTTCGGCGGTGCTTGCGCCCTCCTTCTATGGCACCATGGGATTCGCGGTTCCAGCAGCCATCGGCTACGCCTTAGCAGCCAAGAAGCGCCCGCTGGTTATGGTCGGCGACGGCGGATTCCAGATGACGGGCCCAGAAATCTGCCATTGCCCACGCTACAAAATCAACCCCATATTCCTCGTAGTCAACAACCGCCGCTGGGGGATGGAGCAGCTGTTTTATCCTTCAGCGGGGTTCAATGAACTGGTGGATTGGCACTACGCGGATATTGCGGACCTCTGGGGCGGCAAGGGCTACCGATGCAGCAGCTGCGAGCAACTCTACCGCGCATTGGAGGATGCCCACAAACAGGAATGCTTCACGCTTATCGAAGTGGTCACTGAACGCGATGAACTCTCCGAGGAATTGATGGCGTGGATTTCGGAGCAGAAGGCTGAGGGCTAA
- a CDS encoding HIT family protein, protein MVENCLFCKIIRKELPASFVYEDDTVVAFLSNHPVNLGHTLVVPKKHYATIYDIPEEEAAYLFSVAKRVAHAVRDAVDAEGLRIVQNNGEAGGQVVFHLHIHVIPMRPHNLGGHDGAFRDRTSPRSAQDLEEDAETIRRQF, encoded by the coding sequence ATGGTCGAAAACTGCCTCTTTTGCAAAATCATCCGAAAAGAGCTTCCCGCAAGCTTCGTCTACGAGGACGACACTGTAGTGGCGTTTCTAAGTAACCACCCAGTTAATCTTGGGCACACCTTGGTTGTACCAAAAAAGCACTACGCCACCATATACGACATCCCCGAGGAGGAAGCCGCTTACCTGTTTTCGGTGGCTAAGCGGGTTGCCCATGCAGTGAGGGATGCAGTGGATGCAGAGGGATTGCGGATTGTGCAGAACAACGGCGAAGCGGGGGGACAGGTGGTTTTTCACCTGCACATCCACGTGATTCCGATGCGGCCCCACAACTTGGGCGGCCACGACGGCGCCTTCCGCGACCGCACCAGCCCAAGAAGCGCCCAAGACCTGGAAGAAGACGCAGAGACGATACGCCGACAATTCTAA
- a CDS encoding HAD family hydrolase: MQHRLKAKGIFLDLDGTLVDSTEAYLEAAKTAFCGIDKEAPCSQLMLDIPKRLEQRISIDDLTGGNTKQFLAVYLDAYHSYTERKTRLIPNVAATLQTLSQKSKLALITMRFVPSQVIQKELDYFGIAQYFSHIATALDTAKPKPSPEALIRCVETLSLDMQECLIAGDSVNDMRAGKAAGAKTVAVLTGLYNQEELARENPDLVLPNVCALPEHVE; the protein is encoded by the coding sequence ATGCAGCATAGGTTGAAGGCAAAAGGCATATTCTTGGATTTAGACGGCACATTGGTAGACTCCACCGAAGCCTACTTGGAAGCGGCGAAAACCGCTTTCTGCGGCATCGACAAAGAGGCGCCATGCAGCCAGCTTATGCTGGATATCCCCAAGCGCCTCGAGCAACGCATAAGCATCGACGACCTAACAGGCGGCAACACAAAACAGTTTCTAGCCGTCTATTTGGATGCGTACCATTCCTACACGGAGAGAAAAACACGGTTGATCCCCAACGTGGCAGCCACGCTGCAGACGCTTTCCCAAAAATCCAAGCTTGCCCTAATCACCATGCGTTTTGTCCCCAGCCAAGTTATCCAGAAAGAACTCGACTACTTCGGCATAGCCCAATACTTCAGCCACATCGCCACGGCACTGGACACCGCCAAACCCAAACCCTCGCCTGAAGCACTGATCCGATGCGTAGAAACCCTGAGCCTTGACATGCAGGAGTGCCTAATCGCAGGTGACTCAGTGAATGACATGCGTGCGGGCAAAGCAGCAGGAGCTAAAACCGTTGCGGTGCTCACGGGATTATACAATCAAGAGGAACTGGCTCGGGAAAACCCAGATTTGGTGTTGCCCAACGTCTGTGCGCTTCCAGAGCATGTAGAATAA